acttaccgacgacccagccggaagacttaccgacgacccagccggaagacttaccgacgacccagccggaagacttaccgacgacccagccggaagacttaccgacgacccagccggaagacttaccgacgacccagccggaagacttaccgacgacccagccggaagacttaccgacgacccagccggaagacttaccgacgacccagccggaagacttaccgacgacccagccggaagacttaccgacgacccagccggaagacttaccgacgacccagccggaagacttaccgacgacccagccggaagacttaccgacgacccagccggaagacttaccgacgacccagccggaagacttaccgacgacccagccggaagacttaccgacgacccagccggaagacttaccgacgacccagccggaagacttaccgacgacccagccggaagacttaccgacgacccagccggaagacttaccgacgacccagccggaagacttaccgacgacccagccggaagacttaccgacgacccagccggaagacttaccgacgacccagccggaagacttaccgacgacccagccggaagacttaccgacgacccagccggaagacttaccgacgacccagccggaagacttaccgacgacccagccggaagacttaccgacgacccagccggaagacttaccgacgacccagccggaagacttaccgacgacccagccggaagacttaccgacgacccagccggaagacttaccgacgacccagccggaagacttaccgacgacccagccggaagacttaccgacgacccagccggaagacttaccgacgacccagccggaagacttaccgacgacccagccggaagacttaccgacgacccagccggaagacttaccgacgacccagccggaagacttaccgacgacccagccggaagacttaccgacgacccagccggaagacttaccgacgacccagccggaagacttaccgacgacccagccggaagacttaccgacgacccagccggaagacttaccgacgacccagccggaagacttaccgacgacccagccggaagacttaccgacgacccagccggaagacttaccgacgacccagccggaagacttaccgacgacccagccggaagacttaccgacgacccagccggaagacttaccgacgacccagccggaagacttaccgacgacccagccggaagacttaccgacgacccagccggaagacttaccgacgacccagccggaagacttaccgacgacccagccggaagacttaccgacgacccagccggaagacttaccgacgacccagccggaagaATTACCGACCCAACCGGAAGAATTACCGACCCAACCGGAAGAATTACCGACCCAACCGGAAGAATTACCGACCCAACCGGAAGAATTACCGACCCAACCGGAAGAATTACCGACCCAACCGGAAGAATTACCGACCCAACCGGAAGAATTACCGACCTAACCGGAAACTAACTACTGTGCACAGTCAGTGTTACGACTCCagtgagcgaccaaatggtgtaaattggtTGGCGTCTAAATACTGCGATTGTGACTCATTGAGTAACTGATTACAAATAAtccaatcgctgttatctccacagaACTATGTTGTTTAAAACTCCAGTAGaggatgatgagagaattatacatcAGGGATACTACTCTCATGAAC
The genomic region above belongs to Schistocerca serialis cubense isolate TAMUIC-IGC-003099 chromosome 6, iqSchSeri2.2, whole genome shotgun sequence and contains:
- the LOC126484809 gene encoding cell surface glycoprotein 1-like, which codes for MQKGILMRENYADSAYKNPVEFYKELVKNFDGMCVHLRVRKTRMSVAFDEGRVKGVECASLGIPVIGEDDDPEVCYTEDGDRDSKKTVEENKVDLLKNNTISLRPTTQPEDLPTTQPEDLPTTQPEDLPTTQPEDLPTTQPEDLPTTQPEDLPTTQPEDLPTTQPEDLPTTQPEDLPATQPEDLPATQPEDLPATQPEDLPATQPEDLPATQPEDLPATQPEDLPATQPEDLPATQPEDLPATQPEDLPATQPEDLPATQPEDLPATQPEDLPATQPEDLPATQPEDLPATQPEDLPATQPEDLPATQPEDLPATQPEDLPATQPEDLPATQPEDLPATQPEDLPATQPEDLPATQPEDLPATQPEDLPATQPEDLPATQPEDLPATQPEDLPATQPEDLPATQPEDLPTTQPEDLPTTQPEDLPTTQPEDLPTTQPEDLPTTQPEDLPTTQPEDLPTTQPEDLPTTQPEDLPTTQPEDLPTTQPEDLPTTQPEDLPTTQPEDLPTTQPEDLPTTQPEDLPTTQPEDLPTTQPEDLPTTQPEDLPTTQPEDLPTTQPEDLPTTQPEDLPTTQPEDLPTTQPEDLPTTQPEDLPTTQPEDLPTTQPEDLPTTQPEDLPTTQPEDLPTTQPEDLPTTQPEDLPTTQPEDLPTTQPEDLPTTQPEDLPTTQPEDLPTTQPEDLPTTQPEDLPTTQPEDLPTTQPEDLPTTQPEDLPTTQPEDLPTTQPEDLPTTQPEDLPTTQPEDLPTTQPEDLPTTQPEDLPTTQPEDLPTTQPEDLPTTQPEDLPTTQPEDLPTTQPEDLPTTQPEDLPTTQPEDLPTTQPEDLPTTQPEDLPTTQPEDLPTTQPEDLPTTQPEDLPTTQPEDLPTTQPEDLPTTQPEDLPTTQPEDLPTTQPEELPTQPEELPTQPEELPTQPEELPTQPEELPTQPEELPTQPEELPTQPEELPT